In the genome of Capra hircus breed San Clemente chromosome 17, ASM170441v1, whole genome shotgun sequence, one region contains:
- the NEFH gene encoding neurofilament heavy polypeptide, translating to MSFSGADALLGAFAPLHGGGSLHYALARKGGAAGARSATGSSSGFHSWARTSVSSVSASPSRFRGAGTASSTDSLDTLSNGPEGCMVVARSEKEQLQALNDRFAGYIDKVRQLEAHNRSLEGEAAALRQQQAGRAAMGELYEREVREMRGAVLRLGAARGQLRLEQEHLLEDIAHVRQRLDDEARQREETEAATRALARFAQEAEAARVELQKKAQALQEECGYLRRHHQEEVGELLGQIQSSSAAQTQAEARDALKCDVTSALREIRAQLEGHTVQSTLQSEEWFRVRLDRLSEAAKVNTDAMRSAQEEISEYRRQLQARTTELETLKSTKDSLERQRSELEDRHQADIASYQEAIQQLDAELRNTKWEMAAQLREYQDLLNVKMALDIEIAAYRKLLEGEECRIGFGPSPFLLPEGLPKIPSVSTHIKVKSEEKIKMVEKSEKETVIVEEQTEEVQVTEEVTEEEEKEAKEEGGEEATRAPPAEEAASPEKEEAKSPAEAKSPAKEEAKSPEKEEAKSPAEVKSPEKAKSPVEAKSPEKAKSPVEAKSPEKAKSPVEAKSPEKAKSPMKEEAKSPEKVKSPVEAKSPEKEEAKSPEKAKSPMEAKSPVKEEAKSPEKAKSPVEAKSPEKAKSPVKEEAKSPEKAKSPVEAKSPVKEEAKSPEKAKSPVEAKSPEKAKSPVKEEAKSPEKAKSPVEAKSPEKAKSPVKEEAKSPEKAKSPTKEAKSPEKAKSPAKEEAKSPEKAKSPVKEEAKSPEKAKSPTKEEAKSPEKAKSPVKEEAKSPEKAKSPVKEEAKSPEKAKSPVEAKSPEKPKSPVKEEAKSPEKAKSPVKDEAKAPGKEVPKKEEAKSPVKEEEKPQEVRAKEPPKKAEEEKAPAIPKAEEKKDSKKDEVPKKEAPKPEEKKEPAVEKPKEPKAEAKKEEAEDKKKATTPEKEAPAKGKEEAKPKEKTEVAKKEPDDAKAKEPSKAAEKPKKEETPAAPEKKDAKEGKAAEAKKPEEKPKTEAQAKEPGKEASTPGKAKAEKSSSTDQKDSRPAEKAAEDKATKGEK from the exons ATGAGCTTCAGCGGCGCCGACGCGCTGCTGGGCGCCTTCGCGCCGCTTCACGGAGGCGGCAGCTTGCACTATGCGCTGGCTCGCAAAGGCGGCGCGGCCGGAGCGCGCTCTGCAACCGGCTCCTCCAGCGGATTCCACTCCTGGGCGCGGACCTCCGTGAGCTCCGTGTCGGCCTCCCCAAGCCGCTTCCGAGGCGCCGGGACTGCCTCCAGCACCGACTCGCTAGACACCCTGAGCAACGGACCGGAGGGCTGCATGGTGGTGGCGCGCAGCGAGAAGGAGCAGCTGCAGGCGCTGAACGACCGCTTCGCGGGCTACATCGACAAGGTGCGGCAGCTCGAGGCGCATAACCGCAGCCTGGAGGGCGAGGCGGCGGCGCTGCGGCAGCAGCAGGCGGGCCGCGCCGCCATGGGCGAGCTGTACGAGCGCGAGGTGCGCGAGATGCGCGGCGCGGTGCTGCGCTTGGGCGCGGCTCGCGGCCAGCTGCGCCTGGAGCAGGAGCACCTGCTGGAGGACATCGCGCACGTGCGCCAGCGCCTGGACGACGAGGCCCGGCAGCGCGAGGAGACCGAGGCAGCGACGCGCGCACTGGCCCGCTTTGCGCAGGAGGCCGAGGCAGCGCGCGTCGAGCTGCAGAAAAAGGCGCAAGCCCTGCAGGAAGAGTGCGGCTACCTGCGGCGTCACCACCAGGAGGAGGTGGGCGAGCTGCTCGGTCAGATTCAGAGCAGCAGCGCCGCGCAGACGCAGGCCGAGGCGCGCGATGCCCTGAAGTGCGACGTGACGTCGGCCCTGCGCGAGATCCGCGCGCAGCTTGAAGGCCACACGGTGCAGAGCACGCTCCAGTCCGAGGAGTGGTTCCGAG TGAGGCTGGACCGACTGTCTGAGGCAGCCAAGGTGAACACAGACGCCATGCGCTCAGCACAGGAGGAGATATCTGAGTACCGGCGCCAGCTGCAGGCCAGGACCACAGAGCTGGAGACGCTCAAAAGCACCAAGGACTCGCTGGAGAGGCAGCGCTCTGAGCTGGAGGACCGTCACCAGGCTGACATCGCATCCTAccag GAGGCCATCCAGCAGCTGGATGCAGAGCTGAGGAACACCAAGTGGGAGATGGCGGCCCAGCTCCGAGAGTACCAGGACCTACTCAATGTCAAGATGGCTCTGGACATTGAGATCGCTGCTTACAG AAAACTCCTGGAGGGCGAGGAGTGTCGGATCGGCTTTGGCCCGAGTCCTTTCCTCCTTCCAGAAGGACTCCCCAAGATCCCCTCCGTGTCCACTCACATCAAAGTCAAAAGTGAAGAGAAGATCAAGATGGTGGAAaagtcagagaaggaaactgtGATTGTGGAGGAACAGACAGAGGAGGTCCAGGTGACGGAGGAAGTGactgaagaggaggagaaagaggccaaagaggagggaggagaagaagcAACACGGGCTCCCCCAGCAGAAGAGGCCGCATCCCCAGAGAAGGAGGAGGCCAAGTCCCCAGCCGAGGCCAAGTCCCCTGCGAAGGAGGAGGCCAAGTCCCCAGAGAAGGAGGAGGCCAAGTCACCAGCTGAGGTGAAGTCCCCTGAGAAGGCCAAGTCCCCCGTGGAGGCCAAGTCCCCAGAGAAAGCCAAGTCCCCCGTGGAAGCCAAATCCCCAGAGAAAGCCAAGTCCCCAGTGGAGGCCAAGTCTCCAGAAAAGGCCAAGTCCCCCATGAAGGAAGAGGCCAAGTCCCCAGAGAAGGTCAAATCTCCAGTGGAGGCCAAGTCCCCAGAGAAGGAGGAGGCCAAGTCCCCAGAGAAGGCCAAGTCCCCAATGGAGGCTAAGTCCCCTGTGAAGGAGGAGGCCAAGTCCCCAGAGAAGGCCAAGTCCCCAGTGGAGGCCAAGTCCCCGGAGAAGGCCAAGTCCCCTGTGAAGGAAGAGGCCAAGTCCCCAGAGAAGGCCAAGTCCCCAGTGGAGGCTAAGTCCCCTGTGAAGGAGGAGGCCAAGTCCCCAGAGAAGGCCAAGTCTCCAGTGGAGGCCAAGTCCCCAGAGAAGGCCAAGTCTCCTGTGAAAGAGGAGGCCAAGTCCCCAGAGAAGGCCAAGTCTCCAGTGGAGGCCAAGTCCCCAGAGAAGGCCAAGTCTCCTGTGAAAGAGGAGGCCAAGTCCCCAGAGAAGGCCAAGTCTCCTACGAAGGAGGCCAAGTCCCCAGAGAAGGCCAAGTCTCCTGCGAAGGAGGAGGCCAAGTCCCCAGAGAAGGCCAAGTCTCCTGTGAAAGAGGAGGCCAAGTCCCCAGAGAAGGCCAAGTCTCCTACGAAGGAGGAGGCCAAGTCCCCAGAGAAGGCCAAGTCTCCTGTGAAGGAGGAGGCCAAGTCCCCAGAGAAGGCCAAGTCTCCTGTGAAGGAGGAGGCCAAGTCCCCAGAGAAGGCCAAGTCCCCAGTGGAGGCCAAGtccccagagaagcccaaaagCCCTGTGAAGGAGGAGGCCAAATCCCCAGAGAAGGCCAAGTCTCCTGTGAAGGATGAGGCCAAGGCTCCTGGGAAGGAGGTCCCAAAGAAGGAGGAGGCCAAGTCCCCtgtgaaggaggaagaaaaacccCAGGAGGTGAGAGCCAAAGAGCCCCCaaagaaggcagaggaagagaaagctCCAGCCATACCCAAAGCTGAGGAGAAGAAGGATAGCAAGAAAGATGAGGTGCCCAAGAAGGAGGCTCCAAAGCCTGAGGAGAAGAAGGAGCCTGCGGTAGAAAAGCCCAAAGAACCCAAAGCTGAAGCCAAGAAGGAAGAGGCTGAAGATAAGAAAAAGGCAACCACCCCAGAGAAGGAGGCCCCTGCCAAGGGGAAGGAAGAGGCCAAACCTAAAGAGAAGACTGAGGTGGCCAAGAAGGAACCAGATGATGCCAAGGCCAAAGAACCCAGCAAAGCAGCAGAAAagccaaagaaagaagagacGCCAGCAGCACCAGAGAAAAAAGACGCCAAGGAGGGGAAGGCCGCAGAAGCCAAGAAGCCTGAGGAGAAACCCAAAACAGAGGCCCAAGCCAAGGAACCTGGCAAGGAGGCCTCCACACCTGGGAAAGCCAAGGCTGAGAAATCCTCCAGCACAGACCAGAAAGACAGCAGACCTGCAGAGAAGGCTGCAGAAGATAAGGCCACCAAGGGGGAGAAGTAA